The nucleotide window GGCCAAACATATATCCTACTTCTCTGGCTCCAACTCCAATATCTCCTGCGGGTACATCAGTATCAGCACCAATGTGTTTTGATAATTCGGTCATAAAAGATTGACAAAAACGCATTACTTCGTTGTCTGATTTTCCTTTTGGATCAAAATCAGATCCTCCTTTTCCACCACCCATTGGCAGTGTAGTCAAACTGTTTTTGAAGGTTTGTTCGAAAGCCAGGAACTTCAATATACTTAAATTTACGGATGGATGAAAACGAATCCCTCCTTTGTAAGGTCCGATAGCCGAATTCATTTGGATACGGTATCCTCTATTTACTTGAGTTTCTCCTTTGTCATCTACCCAAACTACACGGAACATAATGATACGATCTGACTCGACCATTCTTTCCAAAATCTTTTTGTTTTGGTATTTTTTATTTTCTTCAATGAATGGAATTACTGTTTCTGCTACTTCGGTAACTGCTTGAAGAAATTCTGGTTCATTGGGGTTTTTTTTTGCAACCAATTCTATAAAATCTGCAATGCTTTGTGACATGATTATTAAATTATAAACGTTCAAAAAACGTTTCCGTTAGTCTTACAAAGATACAGGTTCTAAAAACATTTTAACTTTTTTGACATTCAATTATAACAAAATTATCTTTTTATTGGTTATTTATAAAGAATCTAACATATTGCTTAATGTATTTACGAAATCGATATAGTATTGACAAATATTGAAATAATATTCCTGCTTATTTTTATTTTAATATTACAATTCTCTGTACTGCTAGTTTTTATATCTTTGTTTTTTAGAAAATCCCCCAACCTATGACCAAACTTAAAATAGTAGCTATATTGCTACTTATAATTTTACCCCATTGTTCTTTTGCGCAACCTAAGGTTACAAATGATATTGGTATTATAGCAGGAGTATCAGAAATGAGATCCGACTATGGACAGCGAGGCGAAACCAAAAGTAACATTAATAATATGGGGTTTGGAATTGCGCTTGTTCACTATGCAGGTTTTTCCTATTTTGATAATTTGAATGAATATTTTAAAGAGCATTTCAAAGTGAGGTCTGAGCTATCCTATAGCAAAACCAAGATGCAACACTATGGAGAATGGGTTGGAAAAACCAGTTTGACCTCAAAACAACTCCAGGCAATGAGAGGATCAACCCAATTATTTAACGTAGGTTGTCAGCTTGAATACAGCCTTAAAAACCTACATGACTTTGAAAGAGAAATAGGTAGTTTTGCCCCTTATGTTTCTATTGGTCCCCAATTTAGTTATTATGATGCCAAAGCTTGGTCAACCATGGGAGAAATTGGAACTTCACTTACTACTCCTCTCAAATACTTGATTCCATCGAATGGGCATCCTAACGGATATTCCAATGAAAGCAAAACCGTATTTTCGGCGACATTGAATATTGGAACTCGATATAAATTAACACCATTGACCGATCTTGTTTTGGATATTAGGGCACAATTTTTTACCTCAGATTGGGTTGATGGTCTTAACCCCAAGAAAGATTTATTCAAAGAAAACAAGAATAATGACTGGCTTACTTTTATTGGACTAGGTTATGTTATTTATT belongs to Flavobacterium gilvum and includes:
- a CDS encoding THC0290_0291 family protein, which codes for MTKLKIVAILLLIILPHCSFAQPKVTNDIGIIAGVSEMRSDYGQRGETKSNINNMGFGIALVHYAGFSYFDNLNEYFKEHFKVRSELSYSKTKMQHYGEWVGKTSLTSKQLQAMRGSTQLFNVGCQLEYSLKNLHDFEREIGSFAPYVSIGPQFSYYDAKAWSTMGEIGTSLTTPLKYLIPSNGHPNGYSNESKTVFSATLNIGTRYKLTPLTDLVLDIRAQFFTSDWVDGLNPKKDLFKENKNNDWLTFIGLGYVIYLDN